The genomic stretch ACGCCTATCGGCATGGTCGCGGCTGCACGGAGGTCAAATCCAATAACAAAATGAGGTTGTATTGCTATGCCAGTCGGCAACCACTCTGCCCACGGCCAGGCCACTGAAGGCGGCCCGCTCAAGCGTGAACTGGGCGAACGGCACATCCGCCTGATGGCGCTGGGCGCCTGTATCGGTGTCGGTCTTTTCCTCGGTTCGGCCAAGGCGATCGAAATGGCCGGCCCGGCCATCATGTTGTCCTACATCATCGGTGGCCTGGCCATCCTGGTGATCATGCGCGCGCTTGGTGAAATGGCCGTGCACAACCCTGTCGCCGGCTCTTTCAGCCGTTATGCCCAGGATTACCTCGGCCCATTGGCGGGCTTCCTGACCGGCTGGAACTACTGGTTCCTGTGGCTGGTGACCTGTGTTGCCGAAATTACTGCAGTGGCCATCTACATGGGCATCTGGTTCCCCGACGTACCGCGCTGGATCTGGGCCCTGGCGGCGCTGGGCAGCATGGGCGCGGTCAACCTGGTGGCGGTGAAGGCTTTTGGTGAGTTCGAGTTCTGGTTCGCGCTGATCAAGATCGTCACCATCATCGCCATGGTTCTTGGCGGCATCGGCATCATTGCCTTCGGCTTTGGCAATGACAGTGTCGCAGTCGGTATCTCCAACCTGTGGAGCAACGGCGGGTTCATGCCCAATGGTGTGACTGGCGTGCTGATGTCGCTGCAGATGGTGATGTTCGCCTACCTGGGCGTGGAAATGATCGGCCTCACCGCAGGTGAAGCACGCAACCCGCAAAAGACCATTCCGCAGGCCATCGGCTCGGTGTTCTGGCGCATCCTGCTGTTCTACGTCGGCGCGTTGTTCGTGATCCTGTCGATTTATCCGTGGAGCGAAATCGGCAGTCAGGGCAGCCCGTTCGTCATGACCTTCGAGCGTCTCGGCATCAAGACCGCCGCCGGCATCATCAACTTCGTGGTCATCACAGCGGCGCTTTCGTCGTGCAACGGCGGCATCTTCAGCACCGGGCGCATGCTCTATAGCCTGGCGCAGAACGGCCAGGCCCCGGCGGCCTTCGCCCGTACCTCGAAGAACGGCGTGCCACGCAATGCGCTGCTGCTGTCGATCGGCGCGTTGCTGTTGGGCGTGCTGGCCAACTA from Pseudomonas putida encodes the following:
- a CDS encoding amino acid permease; this encodes MPVGNHSAHGQATEGGPLKRELGERHIRLMALGACIGVGLFLGSAKAIEMAGPAIMLSYIIGGLAILVIMRALGEMAVHNPVAGSFSRYAQDYLGPLAGFLTGWNYWFLWLVTCVAEITAVAIYMGIWFPDVPRWIWALAALGSMGAVNLVAVKAFGEFEFWFALIKIVTIIAMVLGGIGIIAFGFGNDSVAVGISNLWSNGGFMPNGVTGVLMSLQMVMFAYLGVEMIGLTAGEARNPQKTIPQAIGSVFWRILLFYVGALFVILSIYPWSEIGSQGSPFVMTFERLGIKTAAGIINFVVITAALSSCNGGIFSTGRMLYSLAQNGQAPAAFARTSKNGVPRNALLLSIGALLLGVLANYLVPEKVFVWVTSIATFGAIWTWVMILLAQLKFRAGLTTAERKALKYRMWLWPLSSYLALAFLVLVVGLMAYFEDTRVALYIGPAFLVLLTVLYYTLRLAPKDAQGATSTAS